In Nostoc sp. UHCC 0926, a single genomic region encodes these proteins:
- a CDS encoding acyl-CoA dehydrogenase family protein, whose product MVLDITKPKDYIDLATSLSKELAQSAVERDAQAGVPEQEINKLRESGLLPLIVPKQYGGIGATWIDALKIVRKLSKADGSIGQLYGNHLNLTALGHVSGTPAQKEKYYRETAKNNLFWANAINTKDTRLKINPEGENFRVNGVKSFGTGISVADYRVFSALEDGVELPFIFIIPKEREGLVSNHDWDNIGQRRTDSGSYTFNNVLVEKDEILGPPNPPDSAFSTFLGIIAQLTKTNVYLGITKGAFAAAREYTKTTTKPWITSGVDSATQDPYILHHYGDFWVEIQAAIALADQAAEKVQAAWQKDAELTHQERGEVAIAVSAAKALASRVGIDITNRIFEVTGTRATATKYGFDRYWRDLRTFTLHDPVDYKLRAIGDWVLNDQLPVITQYS is encoded by the coding sequence ATGGTGCTAGATATCACAAAACCAAAGGACTACATTGACCTAGCAACTTCTCTGTCCAAGGAACTTGCTCAATCCGCAGTTGAAAGGGATGCCCAAGCCGGAGTTCCAGAACAAGAAATTAATAAACTGCGTGAGAGTGGCTTGCTACCACTGATTGTGCCGAAGCAATATGGTGGCATTGGCGCAACTTGGATTGATGCCTTAAAAATTGTCAGAAAGCTATCAAAAGCAGATGGTTCAATTGGTCAATTGTATGGTAATCATCTCAATTTGACGGCTTTGGGTCACGTTTCCGGCACACCAGCCCAAAAGGAAAAATACTATAGAGAAACTGCTAAAAATAACTTATTTTGGGCAAATGCCATTAATACAAAGGATACTAGGCTGAAAATTAACCCAGAAGGTGAGAATTTTCGGGTTAATGGTGTTAAAAGCTTTGGTACAGGTATTTCCGTTGCCGATTATCGGGTATTCTCCGCTTTAGAAGATGGCGTAGAATTGCCCTTCATATTCATAATTCCCAAAGAGAGGGAAGGGTTAGTTTCCAATCACGATTGGGATAATATTGGGCAACGTCGCACAGATAGCGGTAGTTATACATTTAACAACGTCTTAGTAGAAAAAGATGAGATTTTGGGGCCACCCAATCCCCCTGATAGCGCCTTCTCAACTTTTCTTGGGATTATTGCCCAGCTAACAAAAACCAACGTTTATCTGGGAATTACTAAAGGAGCCTTCGCCGCCGCTCGTGAATATACTAAAACTACTACTAAACCGTGGATTACATCAGGGGTAGATAGTGCTACTCAAGACCCATATATCCTGCATCATTACGGAGACTTTTGGGTGGAAATTCAAGCCGCGATCGCTCTAGCTGACCAAGCAGCCGAGAAGGTGCAAGCAGCCTGGCAAAAGGATGCAGAACTGACTCATCAAGAGAGGGGAGAAGTAGCGATCGCAGTTTCCGCAGCCAAGGCATTAGCTAGCCGTGTAGGTATAGATATTACCAACCGCATCTTTGAAGTTACGGGAACCCGCGCCACTGCAACCAAATATGGATTTGACCGTTACTGGCGGGATTTACGAACCTTTACTCTCCACGATCCTGTGGATTACAAATTGCGAGCGATCGGCGATTGGGTACTCAACGATCAACTACCCGTAATTACGCAATATTCTTAG